Within Amycolatopsis sp. cg5, the genomic segment CGAGCTCGCACGAGTAGCGATCAAGCTGGTCAAATACGGCATCGGCGAGCCTGCGCTGCTGAGCGAGTACTACCCCGCGCTCAGCGGACTCGACGCGCTGCTCTACCGCGCACGCACTAGAAGCCTGATGCGTGAGCACGGAGTCGCAGTGCCGGGGAGGCAGCAAACCGTGTCCGAGGACGAGCGCCTGCTCGCGCTGCTCGTCGGTGAGGGACTCAGTAATCGGGAACTGGCATCGGTGTTGCGCACCAGCGAAAAGAGCGTTCAAAGCAAGCTCAACAGGCTTGCCGCGCGCACCGGCCACCGCTCTCGTATCGCACTCTCCGCAGCCATCCTCGACAAAGAATTCGCTTCGACAGGGTGATTGCACGCCAACTTGAGCCGCGATGAGAAGGCGTACGTGGCGTTGGGCTCAGATCACCGAGTCGCACCAGGTCAGGCAGTGCCAGCCGTCGGGCACGGCTTCGAGTTCGATGATACCGATATTGGGGATGAGCCTGCTGTAGGCGATTTCGGGCCGGAGATTCGGGGCTAGCCATTGGGCGCAGAGGGGCATGACGCCGCCATGACCGACGAGCACGATGGTGCCGTCCGGGGTGGCCTGCTCATGCGCCGACCGAAGCTCCGCCATCGCGGCGAGCATTCGGGCCTGGACCTGCGCACCGGTTTCACCGCCGGGGATCGCGAGCGTCAGGTCGCCCTCGGCCCACTGGCCGAGGGTCTTGAGGAAGATGCCACGGGCCTCCTGGTCGTTGCGATCCTCCAGGTCACCGGCATCGACTTCCTTGACCCCGTCGACTATCCGGACCTCGAGCCCGAGCGCGGAAGCGAGAGGCGCGGCCGTCTGCTGTGTGCGGACGGCCTGCGACGCGTAGACCGCGACGATCGGCTCACCCGCCAGGCGGGTGACGAGATTCCGTGCCTGTTCCTCGCCGAGTTCGGTGATCGGCGGACCGGGCAGCGCGGTATCCAGCGCGGCACGTATGTTGCCTTCGGTCTGGCCATGGCGGACGAGAAGCAGTTTCACGCGCGATCTCCCTTGGCCCAGCCATGGCCACCCCAGAGGTGACACACCGGGCACGGGACATCCGTGGCCGGACGGCGTCAATGTCGCGATTCTACCGCTAAATCGCCTCCATGCGGAGAAAACTGGACGGCAGTCTGGCCGGCAGAGCCTCATCTCACGTCTGTCCTATTTAGACAAATG encodes:
- a CDS encoding histidine phosphatase family protein yields the protein MKLLLVRHGQTEGNIRAALDTALPGPPITELGEEQARNLVTRLAGEPIVAVYASQAVRTQQTAAPLASALGLEVRIVDGVKEVDAGDLEDRNDQEARGIFLKTLGQWAEGDLTLAIPGGETGAQVQARMLAAMAELRSAHEQATPDGTIVLVGHGGVMPLCAQWLAPNLRPEIAYSRLIPNIGIIELEAVPDGWHCLTWCDSVI